From the Thermus brockianus genome, the window CGGAAAGGCGGCCCCGGGTGGGGGAGGCTGTGCTCCACATCGGTAACGGCCGCAACCAGTTCATCGCCCCCCGGTACGGGCGGGTGACCCGCCTCGAGGTGAGCCCCTCCCCGTTCCTCCCCCAAGGCCTCGTGGAAACCTCCCTCCCCCTCGCCCCGGGGGATTCGGGGGGGCCGGTGCTGGACGCAAGCGGGAAGGTCCTGGGGGTGGCGGTGGCCATCGGCCAGACGAAGGAGGGGTTCCGGAGCTTCTACACGCCCCTCCTGGGGCGGCAAGGGGTTCTCACCGCATTGGAACGGGGAGAAAGGCGCTACTGGCCTTACCTGGGCCTCAGGGGGCCTAGGGCCCTCACCCCGGACCTCGCCCAACAACTTGGGCTTACGCCGGGCGGGGTGCTGGTGGGCGAGGTGGTCCCGGGTGGGGCGGCCCACCGGGCGGGGCTCAGGGGGCTGGAGTCCGGCGGCGTGCCCGACGTAATCCTCGAGGTGGACGGCACCCCCGTGAACTCCTTTGAGGACCTCCTGCGGGAGGTGCGCAAGCGGGAGGTGGGGGAAAGGGTGCGCCTCACCGTGCGCCGAGGGGCCGAGGTCTTCCAGGTGGAAGCGGTCCTCGCCCCCTTCCCGGGGCGCTAACCCATCTGGTCCCGGTAAGCGGGCACACCCGGCATCCCCTCCGCCAGGAGGACCGCCCGGGCGATGGCCCGGGCCACGGCGTCGGCGGCGTAGGCCCCTAGGCGCAAAAGGCCCATGGGCCCAACTCCCCGCCCATCCCCCAAGGCCAGGGCAAAGACCACATCCCCGTCCAAGGGGGTGTGGGCGGGGCGGATGGCCCGGGAAAGGCCGTCCTGGGCCATGATGGCGAACCGTCTGGCCTCCGCCTTGGTGAGGGGAGCGTCCGTGGCCACCACGGCCAAGGTGGTGTTCTGGCCCAAAAGCGAGGGAAAGCGGTAGTCCTCGGGGAAACCCCGGTAGCGGGCAAGGTCGGGCAGAAGGGCCCGTTCCCCCTCGGCCAGGAAGGGCTCGGCGTAAAGCCTCCCCGTGGAAGGGTCAAAGGGGCGGCCTAGGCTGTTCACCGCCACCAGGGCCACCACCCTAAAGCCCTCCTCCAGGCGGTAGCCCGCAAGGCCCACCCCCCCCTTGACCCCGCCCGCCACCGCCCCCGTGCCCGCCCCTACGCTACCCTCCGCCACCTCCTCCCCTGCGGCCAAGGCGGCCCTGTAGCCCGCCTCGGGCGAGGGGAGCCGGAAGACCTTCCCCCGGCCGAGATCGTAGAGCACGGCGGCGGGGACGATGGGCACCACCCCGGCCGGGGTGGGGAAACCCCTGCCCCTTTCCCGGAGGTAGGCCATGACCCCCTCCGCCGCCCCCAAGCCAAAAGCGCTCCCCCCGGTGAGGAGGACGGCCTGTACCCTTTCCACGGTGTTCTCGGGGAGGAGGAGGTCCGTCTCCCGCGTGCCCGGGGCTGCCCCCCGCACGTCCGCCGCCGCCACCGCCCCCTCCTCCACCAGGACCGCGGTGCACCCGGTGCGGGCCTCGAGGTCGGTGAAGTGCCCCACCCTAACCCTAGGGAAAAGCGCCTCCTTGCCCCACAAGGCTTCCGCCATAGGGCCAGTATGGGGTAGGCTTAGGGGCAAGACAAGGAGGCGGTATGTGGGAGTACCTCATCCACGGCGAACCGTCGCCCAGGCTGCAAGCTTTTTTGGAAGGGGTGGGCAAGGCGCTGGAGGCCCAGGGTTTTCGCTTCAACCCAGAGGCGGAAGCCCCCAATCTGGTCCTGAACGCCATTACCCCGGAAAACCCGAGGCCCTACCGCCGCAAGGCCCAGGCCACCTTCGTGGCCTCCGTCCTGGAGCTCCCCGAGTACCCGGAAGACCCCTTGCGCCAGCTCTACCCTTACCTGGTCCGGGCCCTTTCCAACGTCCTCCTGGCCTACGTGCCGGGAAAAGGGGTGAAGTTCCTCACCCTGGAACTGGGGCACTACCAAGAACCCGAGGGGGAAGGCTTCTTTGAAAGGGTGGCGGCCCGCCTAAGGCCCATCGCCTGTAGCCGCCTGGTCATCAACAACCTCTTTGAGCAGGACCTCGAGCCCGAACTTTGGCACGGGGACGAGCTTACGGAGAGCATGTACCGGGCGGGGAAGAAGCTTAAGGAATGGGACCTCCTCCCCGCCCCCTTCCCCATTGAGGAGATCCTGCCCCCTGAGGACCTCCGCCACGTGAAGCGCCTCTACGGCATCGGGGGGCTTTCCTACGGCAACCTCTCCGTGCGCAAGGACGAAAGGCGCTTCTGGATGTCGGCCAGCGGGGTGGACAAGGCGAACCTTAGGGAGATCGGCCGGGACATCCTCATGGTGAAGGACTACGACCCCAAGCGGAACGCCATCCTCCTCTCCGTCCCCCCCCACGTGGAGCCCAGGCGGGTGAGCGTGGACGCCATAGAGCACTGGATGATCTACCGGGAACACCCCGGGGTAGGGGCCATCCTGCACGTGCACGCCTGGATGGAGGGGGTGCCCGCCACCTCCTTCAACTACCCCTGCGGCACCTACGAGCTGGCCCAGGCGGTGGCGGAGAAGGTGCGCCAAGCGCCCGACCCTACCCGGGCGGTGGTGGGACTTAAGAACCACGGGCTCACCATCACCGGGCGGAGCCTGGACGAGATTTTGGAGCGCATTGAGGGCAAGCTCATCCGCACCGTCCCCATGTCATGAAGGCCCTCCTCTATACCCCCTCCCTCCCCCGCTTCTTCGGGGCTAGGCTCCTGGGAAAGCGCTTCCCCAAGGGGCTCCTCCCCCTCGCCCTCACGGAAATCCCCCTGCCCGAACGGGAAGGCTTCGTGCGGGTACGGGTCCGGCTCAGCGGGGTCTGCGGCTCGGACCTCGCCCTCCTCTACGGCAAAAGCCCCCCCTCCATAAGCCCCTTCTTCTCCTTCCCCGCCGTCTTGGGCCACGAGATCCTGGGGGAGGTGGAGGGGAGCCTGGTGGCGGTGAACCCCCTTTTGGCCTGCGCCGACCGGGGGCTTTCCCCCTGCGCCCGGTGCCAGGCGGGGGAGGAGGGCCTATGCCAAAACGTGGCGGAGGGGGCCCTGGCCCCGGGGATGCTGGGCTACAACCGGGACCTGCCCGGGGGGTGGGGGGAGTGGGTCCTGGCCCGGCCCGAGCGGCTCCATCCCATCCCGGACGGGGTCCCGGAGGAAAGGGCCGTGCTCTCGGAGCCCTTGGCCGTGGTCCTAAGGGGCCTCAAGAAGCTCAGGCCCTGGCCCGGGGAGGTCCTCGTCCTCGGCATGGGCACCCTGGGCCTCCTCGCCGTGCGCCTCCTCCGGGCCTTGGGCTACGGGGGGAAGGTCTTGGCCGTGGCCAAGTACCCCCACCAGGCGGAAAGGGCGAGGGCCTTCGGGGCAGACGCAGTCTACAGAAGCGCCCGGGAGGCCCTCGAGGCGAGAAGCCGGCGCTACCGCTACCTCCTCTTCACGGGCCATAGGGGGGGGTACCAAGGGGTGGTAGAGGCCTCGGGAAGCGGCCGGGGCTTCCGGGAGGCCCTCACCTTGGCGGAGGAAGGGGGAAAGGTCCTCCTTTTGGGGGCGCCAGGGCTAGAGGCCGTGGATCTCTCCCCCTTCTGGTTCAAGGAGGTGGGCCTCGTGGGAAGCTACACCTACACCCGGGAGGAGTTCGCCGAGGCGGTGGCCCTCCTCCCCGAGCTTGGGGGCCTGGAGGCCTTCATCGGCGGGATCTATCCCCTTCCCGCCTGGAAGGAGGCCCTCTCCGCCCGGGGCAAGGCCCTCTTCCGGCCAAATGTGCCCTAGGCGGGGATGGCCCCAAGGGGCTAAGGCTATACTCCCGGCAAAGCGGAAGGAGGGGGCATGCCCTGGGAGGAGGAACCCTTTATAGAGGCGGGCGAAAAGCTTAGGCGGCTCCTCAAAGAGGTCAAGCGGGTCATCGTGGGCCAGGACCACCTCCTGGAGCGGATGCTTTTGGCCCTCTTGG encodes:
- a CDS encoding S1C family serine protease, yielding MRKAWGLLVLLPLALALLSLSLRLLTPPRPWTEPIQAPPETLQTLYAEAHPAVLRIEGPEGSRGTGFFYARGLVLTAYHVVAEGGPYTLVLANGRRASAQLLGFAEPLDLAVLSPEGEAPKTLPLETERRPRVGEAVLHIGNGRNQFIAPRYGRVTRLEVSPSPFLPQGLVETSLPLAPGDSGGPVLDASGKVLGVAVAIGQTKEGFRSFYTPLLGRQGVLTALERGERRYWPYLGLRGPRALTPDLAQQLGLTPGGVLVGEVVPGGAAHRAGLRGLESGGVPDVILEVDGTPVNSFEDLLREVRKREVGERVRLTVRRGAEVFQVEAVLAPFPGR
- a CDS encoding P1 family peptidase; this translates as MAEALWGKEALFPRVRVGHFTDLEARTGCTAVLVEEGAVAAADVRGAAPGTRETDLLLPENTVERVQAVLLTGGSAFGLGAAEGVMAYLRERGRGFPTPAGVVPIVPAAVLYDLGRGKVFRLPSPEAGYRAALAAGEEVAEGSVGAGTGAVAGGVKGGVGLAGYRLEEGFRVVALVAVNSLGRPFDPSTGRLYAEPFLAEGERALLPDLARYRGFPEDYRFPSLLGQNTTLAVVATDAPLTKAEARRFAIMAQDGLSRAIRPAHTPLDGDVVFALALGDGRGVGPMGLLRLGAYAADAVARAIARAVLLAEGMPGVPAYRDQMG
- a CDS encoding class II aldolase/adducin family protein; translation: MWEYLIHGEPSPRLQAFLEGVGKALEAQGFRFNPEAEAPNLVLNAITPENPRPYRRKAQATFVASVLELPEYPEDPLRQLYPYLVRALSNVLLAYVPGKGVKFLTLELGHYQEPEGEGFFERVAARLRPIACSRLVINNLFEQDLEPELWHGDELTESMYRAGKKLKEWDLLPAPFPIEEILPPEDLRHVKRLYGIGGLSYGNLSVRKDERRFWMSASGVDKANLREIGRDILMVKDYDPKRNAILLSVPPHVEPRRVSVDAIEHWMIYREHPGVGAILHVHAWMEGVPATSFNYPCGTYELAQAVAEKVRQAPDPTRAVVGLKNHGLTITGRSLDEILERIEGKLIRTVPMS
- a CDS encoding zinc-dependent alcohol dehydrogenase; this translates as MKALLYTPSLPRFFGARLLGKRFPKGLLPLALTEIPLPEREGFVRVRVRLSGVCGSDLALLYGKSPPSISPFFSFPAVLGHEILGEVEGSLVAVNPLLACADRGLSPCARCQAGEEGLCQNVAEGALAPGMLGYNRDLPGGWGEWVLARPERLHPIPDGVPEERAVLSEPLAVVLRGLKKLRPWPGEVLVLGMGTLGLLAVRLLRALGYGGKVLAVAKYPHQAERARAFGADAVYRSAREALEARSRRYRYLLFTGHRGGYQGVVEASGSGRGFREALTLAEEGGKVLLLGAPGLEAVDLSPFWFKEVGLVGSYTYTREEFAEAVALLPELGGLEAFIGGIYPLPAWKEALSARGKALFRPNVP